A window of Osmerus mordax isolate fOsmMor3 chromosome 11, fOsmMor3.pri, whole genome shotgun sequence genomic DNA:
gggagactgcagccccccccacccacgggagaggagaggtgaggatagCCTTCCGAGTGTCCAGCCTGGATCCCCGCTCCCAGTCTGAACCCGCCGGACGGCCTCGCTGTATGTTCATGAGCTGTGGTggcggggggggacaggggggggccCGGGGCAAAGAGAAGATCACCTGCGACCTCTACCAGCTGGTGAGCCCCTCCAGGGACCCCAGCCTACTCCTGGGACCCCCCAAGACAGACCACGGGGAGCCAGACAGGCCAGCCTCCAGCAGCCCTGACCCCGGCCAGGAGCTCTGCCCTGGGGAGAAGAAGAGCTCcgtggggcaggagagggtgacGGGCTTCcatgtggaggtggtggtgacgGGCGCCGTGGACCAGTGTGTGTTCTACGGGAAGGACAGTACAGAGAATGTTCAGGAGGAGACGGTGTGTTTCGCCATGCCCCCCGGAGCCAGCCCTGGCGACTCCTCCGAGgacccccccccaggacagttGTTTTTCCTGCAGCCCCCCCGGGGGGCCCCCCAGGGTggcgaggaggatggggggcatGGAATCAGCAGCACCAGTGGAATGTGCTCTTTGGACTGTGCCAATAACAATGGGCCAGCAGGGGGGGCTATGGAGCGTCCAGACTCCCCcctgggcaggggaggagggatgggggcggGAGACGACTGCTcagacccctccctctgccGGCTCTACCGTCACGTGTCGCATGACTTCCTGGAGATCCGTTTCCAGATCCAGCGTTTGCTGGAGCCCCGCCAGTACATGCTGCTACTGCCCGACCACATCCTGGTCAACATCTTCTCCTACCTGCCCACCCGCGCCCTCGCAGCCCTCAAGTGCACCTGCCATGACTTCAAGGCCCTCATCGAAATGTACGGCGTGCGAGCCACCGACTCACGCTGGAACCAGGACCCGCTGTACCGGGACGACCCCTGCAAGCAGTGCAAGCGGCAGTTCCAGAGGGGCGACGTGTCCCTGTGTCGCTGGCACCCCAAACCTTACCACCACGACCTGCCTTACGGACGATCCTATTGGATGTGCTGCCGGCGCACCGACAAGGACACGCCCGGTTGC
This region includes:
- the fbxo46 gene encoding F-box only protein 46, which gives rise to MDRDTFSHIRLWCPRPFSTYSQNKPRTAGTGGGGGGAGASSLCKTNSSGGKGALDGGGVGLEGQGEDEEEDAGSENTPPVADPASATPQSPTASATPQSPTASAAVMEDGRVLLDTWYVIKPGNTKEKIAFFVAHQFSGTGLPRPSAMKVKGNWATDCTKAKRRRRCSSYDPPTRAQNPPDDSAPSSPDEVPSGGVSETDLLSVAEMVALVEQRTAMALQSMVSQGGQTCPSPRPGTPQGHTVLRGSVSDPSPMVFLSECHPTPSPQCHSPLSSSPTSLQEQQESRRVAQAVAHFESQNMESTLGPGCGSGSDLGMDSSFREKERETAAPPTHGRGEVRIAFRVSSLDPRSQSEPAGRPRCMFMSCGGGGGQGGARGKEKITCDLYQLVSPSRDPSLLLGPPKTDHGEPDRPASSSPDPGQELCPGEKKSSVGQERVTGFHVEVVVTGAVDQCVFYGKDSTENVQEETVCFAMPPGASPGDSSEDPPPGQLFFLQPPRGAPQGGEEDGGHGISSTSGMCSLDCANNNGPAGGAMERPDSPLGRGGGMGAGDDCSDPSLCRLYRHVSHDFLEIRFQIQRLLEPRQYMLLLPDHILVNIFSYLPTRALAALKCTCHDFKALIEMYGVRATDSRWNQDPLYRDDPCKQCKRQFQRGDVSLCRWHPKPYHHDLPYGRSYWMCCRRTDKDTPGCRVGLHDNNWVQPCELVQTRAKREDGR